In one Drosophila albomicans strain 15112-1751.03 chromosome X, ASM965048v2, whole genome shotgun sequence genomic region, the following are encoded:
- the LOC117569908 gene encoding BTB/POZ domain-containing protein 9, protein MSSQGGHRTPCSFAAGSMTTVARNKSNNNNNTTDSSGGNYKGAEYSNEIDLGERFSVDIARLCMNDRYSDVEFVVEEQRLPAHRAILAARSEYFRALLYGGMSETSQRQIALDVPLDSFKVLLRYIYSGTLSMATLDDDAIIGILGMANQYGFQDLEMAISNYLRQYLTLNNVCMILDAARLYNLEELTQVCLMFMDRNAEELLLHDSFKMLSRESLEEVLRRDCFFASEVQIFLSVWKWSRYNPDIDIETVVSLVRLPLISLEDLLQVVRPSGILKPEILDAKILDAIDECSTSKTLPYRAALWPEENVATAKFMSRCIQGECRSALLDGDVTSYDMEHGYTRHCISDCNDDGIVVELGTMCMINHIRMLLWDRDSRAYSYFVEVSGDQQHWERVIDYSKYHCRSWQYLYFEARPVRFIRLVGIQNTVNRVFHLVGLEATHTANVPKLVDGFVAPDVNVATVEMSAIVTDGVSHTRNGLINGDYTGYDWDSGYTCHQLGSGEIVVRLGQPYYVGSMRLLLWDCDDRTYSYYIETSTNRKNWQTVVDKRTEKARSWQNLHFAPRPIVFIRIVGTRNTANEIFHCVHLECPTQDKEFLKQIAEMNLKKEQNKDKDEHELDDDVASTSRAAAALTLDERVEFPVSPGSDSLARWPPHVNGDLDLFKRSTAEANRDPLDTSGTSTTPSSTPPTPTTTAARSPARSSEPAQRQAPVPAEPEVAQLVELGNSDQQAEQAQQQTDR, encoded by the exons ATGAGCAGCCAGGGGGGGCATCGGACGCCATGCAGCTTTGCCGCCGGCAGCATGACAACCGTGGCccgcaacaaaagcaacaacaacaacaatacaacagACTCCTCGGGCGGCAATTATAAAGGCGCCGAATACAGCAATGAAATTGATCTGGGAGAACGCTTCTCGGTGGACATTGCCCGACTCTGCATGAACGATCGCTACTCGGATGTGGAATTCGTGGTCGAGGAGCAACGTTTACCGGCACATCGGGCCATACTCGCAGCACGCAGCGAATACTTTCGGGCGCTCCTTTATGGCGGCATGTCGGAGACGTCGCAGCGACAGATCGCATTGGATGTGCCGTTGGATTCGTTTAAGGTGCTGTTGCGTTACATTTACTCGGGCACACTGTCGATGGCGACGCTGGACGATGATGCGATCATTGGCATCTTGGGCATGGCCAATCAGTATGGCTTCCAGGATCTAGAGATGGCCATCTCCAACTATTTGCGTCAATATCTCACGTTGAACAATGTGTGCATGATATTGGATGCGGCGCGTCTGTACAATCTGGAGGAGCTCACACAGGTCTGTCTCATGTTCATGGATCGCAATGCCgaagagctgctgctgcacgaTTCCTTCAAAATGCTCTCAAGG GAATCGTTGGAGGAGGTGCTGCGTCGTGACTGCTTCTTTGCATCCGAAGTGCAAATCTTTTTGTCCGTTTGGAAATGGAGTCGCTACAATCCcgatattgatattgaaacGGTGGTCTCCTTGGTGCGTCTACCGCTAATAAGTCTGGAGGATCTGTTGCAAGTGGTGCGTCCATCGGGCATCCTGAAGCCCGAAATACTCGATGCCAAAATCCTTGATGCCATCGATGAGTGCAGCACATCGAAAACGTTACCCTATCGTGCTGCATTGTGGCCGGAAGAGAATGTGGCCACAGCGAAATTCATGTCGCGTTGCATTCAGGGCGAATGTCGTTCCGCTTTGCTGGACGGTGATGTCACCTCGTATGACATGGAGCATGGTTATACACGTCATTGCATCAGCGATTGCAATGATGATGGCATCGTTGTCGAACTCGGCACCATGTGCATGATTAATCACATTCGCATGCTGCTCTGGGATCGTGATAGTCGCGCCTATTCGTATTTCGTTGAGGTCTCGGGCGATCAACAGCATTGGGAACGTGTCATCGATTATAGCAAATATCATTGCCGCTCCTGGCAGTATTTGTACTTTGAGGCGCGCCCCGTGCGTTTCATACGTCTCGTGGGCATTCAGAATACAGTGAATCGG GTCTTTCATTTGGTGGGCTTGGAGGCAACGCATACAGCGAATGTGCCCAAGCTGGTTGATGGCTTTGTGGCGCCCGATGTCAATGTGGCCACCGTCGAGATGAGCGCCATTGTCACGGATGGCGTCAGTCATACACGGAATGGTCTCATCAATGGTGATTATACCGGCTACGATTGGGATTCGGGTTATACGTGTCATCAGCTGGGCAGCGGCGAGATTGTTGTGCGTTTGGGTCAACCTTACTATGTGGGATCGATGCGTTTGCTATTGTGGGATTGCGATGATCGCACCTATAGCTACTACATTGAGACGTCAACGAATCGCAAGAATTGGCAAACTGTGGTCGACAAACGTACGGAGAAGGCGCGCTCCTGGCAGAATTTACACTTTGCGCCACGTCCCATTGTCTTTATACGCATTGTGGGCACCAGGAATACAGCAAATGAG ATCTTTCATTGCGTGCACTTGGAGTGCCCGACACAGGACAAAGAATTCCTCAAGCAGATTGCTGAGATGAACCTCAAGAAGGAACAGAACAAGGATAAAGACGAGCATGAGCTGGACGATGATGTGGCTAGCACATCGCGTGCAGCGGCTGCTTTAACGCTGGACGAACGCGTTGAGTTTCCTGTTTCACCTGGCAGCGATTCGTTGGCCCGTTGGCCGCCGCATGTCAATGGCGATCTGGACCTCTTTAAACGTTCAACAGCCGAAGCGAATCGCGATCCACTCGATACGTCTGGCACATCGACAACGCCATCATCGACGCCCCCAAcaccaacgacaacagcagctcgCTCTCCCGCACGCTCCAGCGAGCCGGCGCAGCGACAAGCGCCAGTGCCTGCAGAGCCGGAAGTTGCGCAACTTGTTGAGCTGGGCAATAGTGATCAACAAGCGGAGCAAGCGCAACAGCAGACGGATCGCTAA